In Lactuca sativa cultivar Salinas chromosome 5, Lsat_Salinas_v11, whole genome shotgun sequence, the DNA window TTTTTGTAAAAGttgttttttaaaatgtgtttggattagttTTTTGAAGGGAAAAAGTCAAAAGTTAAAGTGTTTGGTTTAACTTTTACATGTAAAATGGCTAAAAATGACTAAAAAGGACATGGTTTAACTTTTAGATGTGATTATAAATGTAATTTAATGTTTTAGCTGATAAAAAGTTAGGAAAAATCACAATTCCGTGACTTTTCAAAAAGCTTGAGTTTACTTTATAGcaaaagttgattaaaaagtcattttcaatTTATCCAAAGATCTTCTTAGATTTTTTCTAAAAGATAAAGTCAAAAGTAAGTTTAAAAGCCAATACAAACACCCTCTGAATGATTATTATACTGCTATCTTTTGTCATTTATCATTCTCATATTTTAGTTATATTTCATTTTATCCACTTaaatatattttagttttaaatatttttttatttttataataaataattatttctattaaatatttaatgacacttcatttataaaatataaaactgtaatGATTATATaacttttttcaatttttatgaATATTTCGTAATAGTTTTTTCGTATTAATTTTTTCGAAAGGTATTTAGTAAAATATCTTTTTTGAAACagtaatattttttaataaattaaaatatgatatggttagaaaaacaaataattaaataaaggagtttcaTATAACATTTTAAATAGGTATGAGTAAATTAGTtaactttttatatataaaaaaaaaaggaataatAAGAAGAGGTTAACCATTAGAAATGTTATTTAATTCGAAGttaaagtttttgaaaaaatatgtggcaatagttttaatttttagtATAACTTAACTATTAGAGATGCTTTaacttaatttttcatttttataaacaaaCTTCATATATTTCAATACAACATATTTCAAATAACACCTAgatctaaataaataaatatattattacaCATCATATCCCAcatatctaattactaaaactattaaaaaaatattaaatgaaCGATTCTAAATttctaaaagagaaattaaatagtcTTCTGCTTTTTGTTTTTACTATCCTCCTACCTATTTTAGATGGTAACAAGtgttattaaattttatttaaatttgattgAGATTTTAAATTTATACACTTGTCATCATATTAAATAGATagaaaagaaaatataaataaaagatAGGACGATATTTAATTTATAAAAGCAAAATAaacatttaataaataaaagGCTGTTGACAATAAACGCCAAATAAGTTACTTGGTCCGAtggtaaattattatttttttttaacggcGAGCAAATATATTGACTGTTGAGTGTTGTTGGTTAATCCGCATTCTCTGTTTATATTCATTAACATTACctttacttttactttttttttttatctccaaAATGTCCTTTTCATTCTTGCACTTTATTTCAAATTTCTACTCAACGTGCAAAACCGATCCAACCAAACTGTTTTAGGTTggctagtgttttttttttttttttttttttttttttgtaaaaatgtcaAACGGCATATATGGgtaattaatatataattattcTATAAATTATTGTCTAATGACATATATTAAAATTTAGAAACATGGCATAAAGGCTTGTAAAAAAATTGACCGGTATTTGATAGTATTAAAAACATTGACATGCTTTTGGATTATATTCTTGGCAACCCGACCCAATAAGTAAACTTTTTCGATCCATTTACTTTGTTACTTCAATCAAGTTGACACATATTACCATACCAAAATTCTAACCGATCTATTTGTGTATCCATTGTGATATATTCCGTACTAATCGTGCAATTTTTTTACCTTGACTGGTAATTACCGGTAAATAATGATATAAAAACTGCAGGTAAAAATTCATTTGCATGGATGGGTCCAACTGCTAGGATCAACATCATGGATCCTGACCTAATCAAAGAGGTTTTAGTGAACAATAAGGTTTACAAGAAACCAACTCCAAACCCATTGGTAAGGTTCCTCGTTTCAGGAATTACCAGCTATGAGGATCAAAAATGGGACAAACATCGCAAGATTTTAGCACCAGCCCTTACACAAGACAAGTTGAAGGTATGGATTGAATTTTCGATGAATATTTTCATTGAGATATGTAACTAAATAAATCATGAACGTTGGATAATGTAGTTATAAATCCTTTCATATCATATTATAGCATATGTCATCAGCCATGTACACTAGTTGTTTCGACATATTGGTGACCCAATGGTCAAAGTTGGTTTTTGAGAAAGGTTCATGTGAATTAGATGTACAACCGTATATCGATGATTTTGCAAGTGATGTCATCTCTCGAAACGCGTTTGGGAGTAGCTACGAACAAGGTAGAAGGATATATCGGCTCCAAAAAGAACAAGCCGTGCTAACACGTGAAGTTCTACAGTCAGTATACCTCCCAGGACGAAGGTAAATTAAACACAACTGTCTATATATATTCtcgttttcgttttttttttcatcaCGAATATATTTAATTCTAGTAAAACTTACCATAAAACTTGTAGGTTTTTACCTACCAAAACAAACAAGCGAATGAAGGAAATAGACAATGAGTTGCGATCCATACTGAGCAAGGTCATGGAGCAAAAGGAGCTTGCGATGGTATCGGGGAAAAGTGATGATGATCATGAAGATTTACTATCATTGTTGTTGAAATCAACAGCTAGAGCAAATGGGGATATGGGGATGAGTGTTGATGAGGCGATTGAAGAGTGTAAATCGTTTTATTTCGCTGGTCAAGAGAGTTCTTCAAATCTATTGGTTTGGACCATGATCTTGTTGAGCCAACACCCGACATGGCAAACAAGAGCACGGGAGGACGTTCGCAAAGTTTTCGGACACAATAAACCGAATTACGAAGGGTTGAGTCGCCTCAAAGTTGTAAGTACAATTTAACAAAATACAAACTGTTAATTGGTAAGTGTTCACTGTCAGTCCTAACCACATCCCACATCGACCAGCTAGACACAGTCTCGTCGTCTAACTCTATATATGTTGGGAGACTCAAGTACATAAAGTACAAATGAGTACTATTTTTATAGTTtgataaaagttttaaaatttctAGGTAACAATGATTCTATACGAGGTTCTTAGGCTATACTCACCCGCAACCATATTCACACGGATTACATATGAAGAGACCAAACTTGGAGACCTAACTGTGCCAGCTGGCGTGCAGTTCTTATTGCCAGTGATATTTGTACATCATGATCGTGAAATTTGGGGAGAAGACGCGAAGGAGTTCAATCCCGAGAGATTTTCAGAGGGAATTGCAAAGGCGACAAAGAACAAGCTTGCTTTCTTCCCATTTAGTTGGGGTCCTCGGATTTGCATTGGGAATAACTTTGCTTTAATGGAAGCTAAGTTGGCTATATCAACAATCCTACAACATTTCTCGTTTGATCTATCGCCTTCATACACTCACTCACCATCGTATGTTGTTACGCTTCAACCCCGACATGGTGCTCACTTGATTCTCCATAAGATATAGCATCTCCCTTGACTGATTGTACTAGCTATAACTACTGATGTCTTAATTCCAGAATAATTGTGTACTTTTCTCATGGCTTTTGTGTGTAATATGGTTTGTGATTTGGTCATGGTTCATGTAATTGGTGTCGATTTCAGTATTTGTATATACCTAATATCCAAAGTTTCTCGATTATGCAAAGCCTCTATTCTATACAAATTCCAAAGCAACATACCGAAAGTTCACAAAACTTCCATATCAGAAATCAATCGAAACTgataacaatcaacccatatcaGAAAAGTTTTGGTTATCTTGTACAAAGTCAGAAAAACTACATGCTAGTATGCTGCTTCAAAATATGGTCATTGTAGGGAATACGTCTTATTGAAATGTTGTTAATATGATACATTAAGAAAACTTATGAAACAAATAAACATCATCAATATGTTGCACTGATTCTTCAAGCTGATTTTCATGTCATAACGATCCAAAACAGTCTACTGGCCAAACCTACAGTCAGCATACACAAGTGCACGATTTAGAGCTAATAATGACCCATTAACTACCAGCAAACCAAACAGTGATGAAATTACTCACTCTACACAAAACTTTGCCCTGAATTAGGCCATAAGGAATTGGACCAAAGTTCCGAGAATCTTTGGATGCATAAATGTTATCACCTTGAATCCATACATGTCCCTTCGGCACCTATAAGTTCGTATTACATTCACGACTTAAATTTCGATCTAAGTTCTTGAATTCATCACCAAAATTAAATGATAAGTTCCTAATTGATGCACTGATAAATGTAATAAATTCTAACAAATCTTTGGAAAAACGAGAAACAGATTGTAAGAGTGTTACCACTTACCACTACAGTACGAGATTTTTCGCTGCGGCTAGGATCAACTAAGAACGAAACAACTTCCCCTTCCATGGCCACGATGCGTTTTGTAAtagtttttctagggttttcaggtgATTGTATCAACACAACGTCACCCGGACCTACCTTCCCTAGCCTATGCGAAATGTATTCCGATAATATCACGTCGCCGGTCAAGTTCAACGTCGGCAGCATACTTGGGCCAtaaacctgaaacaaaaactcCACCACCATCACGACGACGTATATACATACACATAGTGTAGAGATGGAAATCAAAGCATTACGAGGGTAGGGGAGAATATGTAAGTATTGGTGACGTGAAGCAAACAGAGGAATTTGGCGAAAATGGCAGCTCGATCGACAGATTCTTTAGCAATGGCTGTCCATTTGCCGAACCATAATTTCATCTCTCTTACGCAACCTGAATTTTTGGGGGTGAAATTAGGTTGATTATCCAACTCAATTCAATTTGGGATAATGTGGTTTACGGCCATTTCTCAATTTTGCCACTGAAGTTTGAAGTATTTCTatattgacaaaattgcaaaaatggtccctgtggtttgcattTTTTCAGGAAAAAAGTCCAAACCACGAGTTTTTTGGTTTTGTGGTCCTTTTGGACTGGTTTGTTTGTGAGAATGGTCCCTATACTTAACACCCGTTAAAAAAAATCCGTTAACCCCCTCATGTGCCTTGCACGTGAGGGTATTTCTGTCCTTTTActtatagggaccatttttgcatatggAAAAATAAAACATCCTTTATATATCGTTTTCTTTTCCCAGCTTCTTCCCCAACAAATCTTCTTCCCCAACGTTCTTAACTGTTCTTCCCCAACGACTATTCTCTTCCATTTCTCCTTTCCTGACTTGCAATCGAACAATGGTGGTTTGTTTTTGTGGAAAGCTTGCTTTGGTGAAAACGTCTTGGACACCACTGAATCCCG includes these proteins:
- the LOC111904479 gene encoding uncharacterized protein LOC111904479; protein product: MKLWFGKWTAIAKESVDRAAIFAKFLCLLHVTNTYIFSPTLVYGPSMLPTLNLTGDVILSEYISHRLGKVGPGDVVLIQSPENPRKTITKRIVAMEGEVVSFLVDPSRSEKSRTVVVPKGHVWIQGDNIYASKDSRNFGPIPYGLIQGKVLCRVWPVDCFGSL
- the LOC111904477 gene encoding cytochrome P450 CYP72A219, whose amino-acid sequence is MLLLLASVAVIGGAWWLWTVVQWVWLRPKAIEQCLRKQGLNGPHYRLLHGDMNQMATMARQAAVNSKPISFSDDFLPIILPFHHHIIQTYGKNSFAWMGPTARINIMDPDLIKEVLVNNKVYKKPTPNPLVRFLVSGITSYEDQKWDKHRKILAPALTQDKLKHMSSAMYTSCFDILVTQWSKLVFEKGSCELDVQPYIDDFASDVISRNAFGSSYEQGRRIYRLQKEQAVLTREVLQSVYLPGRRFLPTKTNKRMKEIDNELRSILSKVMEQKELAMVSGKSDDDHEDLLSLLLKSTARANGDMGMSVDEAIEECKSFYFAGQESSSNLLVWTMILLSQHPTWQTRAREDVRKVFGHNKPNYEGLSRLKVVTMILYEVLRLYSPATIFTRITYEETKLGDLTVPAGVQFLLPVIFVHHDREIWGEDAKEFNPERFSEGIAKATKNKLAFFPFSWGPRICIGNNFALMEAKLAISTILQHFSFDLSPSYTHSPSYVVTLQPRHGAHLILHKI